CACCGAGCTGTGGCGGCCCGACCTCGTCCTCTCGGCGGGCGACCTGGTGGCCGGTCAAAAGCACGACCTGCCGGCGGCACGCTTCGGCGAGATGTGGGCGGCCTTTGACCGCTCTATCGCCGCGCCCTTGCGCGAGGCCGGCATTCCCTTTGGCTTCGCGCTCGGCAACCACGACGCCTCCTCGCTGCGCCGCGCGGACGGCGGCTACGCCTTTGGGCGAGAGCGCGTAGCGGCGACGCGCTACTGGCTCGAGCATACGCCGGACCTCGACTTCGTCGACCGGGCGACCTTTCCCTTCGACTACAGCTTCCGCTCGGGCAAAGTCTTCGTGCTTGTCTGGGACGCCTCGAGCGCGCGGCTCTCGGAGGCGACCCTGGCCTGGGCGCGGGAGGCACTCGCGGGTCCCGAGGCGCAAGGGGCCGGGCTGCGCCTGGTCATCGGCCACCTGCCGCTCTACGGTATCGCGGAGGGGCGCAACAGTCCCGGCGAGGTGCTCGAGAACGGCGACGCGCTGCGCGAGCGGCTCGAGGCTTACGGCGTCCACCTCTATATCAGCGGCCACCACCACGCCTACTACCCGGCCAAGCGGGGCGAGTTGGCGCTCCTCCACACGGGCGGCACCCCTCCGCGGCGGCTCCTGGGCAGCGACGGGCCGCCGCGCACCGCCGTCACCGTCATGGACATCGACTTCGGCGAGGCCGGAGCGGGTGTCCGCTACACGAGCTACGACCTCGCCACCTTCGCCGAGGTGGAGCTCGAGAGCTTGCCCGAGAGCATCGACGGCTTGGGCGGCCGCGTCGTGCGGCTCGACCTGGCCGAGTGATACCTGCCCGCCGGATAGAATGCGCTACGCCCAAACCAGCAGACATCGACCCCGACATCGACCCCGACATCGACCCCGAGGCCTTCCGCCGCGTCGTCGAAGAGGTGATTCCCTTCATATCGTCAGGTGACCTCGAGCTCGGCCCCGTCGCCTCAAGGCGGGTCCAAGCGCCTCGCAGCAGGCGAGGTAGCAGGTTTACAGGTCCTTCAGCAGGCCCATCAGCTTGTATTTGCGACCGTGTTTGTGTTTGATCTCGGCGAGACAGCCTTGCCACGCCTCCTTCCGCCCTGTCCGCAGGTGGGCGGTTTTGACCCTCTCGAGCCATTCGGCCGCCTCGTGGTAGTACTTCGCCTTGCCCCCAGCCATGATCGACTCGGCACGGCGCCGGGCGTTGTCGATCACCCAGTCGGGGTGCGTCCCCGTCGCGGCGTCCATCACCCGCCGAACCTGGACGTCGTTATAGACGCTCCGGTCGTCGACGGCGGCGATGGCGTCCCTAAGCAAATCTTCGTGCAGGAAGATATCGACCTTGGCGTCCCCGGCCCCCGGCTTGCTCCGCAGCGAAGCCAGGAGTCGCTCCTTGAGTTCCGGCCAAGTCTCCCTGGCCAGCTCTCTGAGCTGCTGATAATCGGCGAACGAGGGCCTCTCCTCGAAGGCGGTGACGGCCGCCCGGAGCGCCCGCTCCCGCTCGCCCAAACCGGTCGCCAGCTCGCTCGTCCAGGCGGCGAGATGGTACTTGTTTTCGCCATGGTCTTGGTAATGGTCTCCGTAGCGAGGCACACCGTCGTCAGCGGCGACGCGCAGACCAAGACCGTACTCGGCGATGTCGAGCGCGTGACGGGGCTCCCCCTGCTCCCGGAGGGTCTTCGCCAACCCAAAGGCTTCGCTCGGCCGGCTAAGCTCACCTTTGGCCTGCTCGAGCGCTTCGCCCACCCGCCCTAGCTTCACGAGCATCTCCAGATACGCGGTGCTCAGGCCCTCCGCCTTGGCGAGGCGCAGGTACTCCTGATGGCGTCCCTCGCGCTCTAAGATGCGCAGGCGAATCCGGGCGAGGTCGTCGGCGAAGTCGGGGACGACCTCTTCGCTGGCCCAGGCCCCCGCCTCCCGCTCCTCACCCCGCAAGACGTCGACCAGAGGCGGGTACTCCCAACCTTGCGCCAGGGCGGCATCGGTCATCCCGAAGGCGCTCATGCTGTAATGCTCGAGGTTCGCAGTCCAGGCCGCGATCTCGCCCTGCAGCCTGACTCGCTCCCCTTCGCCGAGTTCGGCTCCCAGCACCGCTTCGGCCCAGCAGCCGTCCAGCTTGTCGTAGAGCCACTCGTCGTAGAAGTAGCCTTCGTAGTCTTGGTCGCTCGCCGCTTCGAAAAAGCCAGCGGTGACGGCCTCCAAGATCCCCAAGGCGTTGCGGTAGTCCCCCTGCTCCAGGAAGGGTGCGACCTTGTCGATCACTTCGTAGAGGTCGCCGAAATCGGGATTGCCGTCCCAATCGAGTTCGGCGCCCCGCACCGCAGCCTTGGCGAGCTGGCGAAAGAGGGCCACGTCGACCGGGGTCTGGCGCTTGGGTTTGGCAGGAACGCTCTCGACGCTCGACGTGATCAGGTGCAGCTCGAGCGTCCTCACGGTCTCCGGATGCTTCTCGGCGAGGTGGCGCAAGGCTTGGCGCAGCTGGCTTGCGGAGAGCGGCTCGAGCAACTCCTCCAGAGGTTGCCGCTCCTCGACGAGATCCGGCTCCTCGATCACGGCCAGCAGCGTCGCCACAGTGTGCTTGCACCACCCCCCGTACTCGTAGGGGCAGGTGCAGCTCGCGCTGGTCACCCCGGCATCGTCGAACTCGACCCGGACGAGGTAGGGCTCGAACTCACTCCCCTCGACCTCGGCGCTAAGCAGCTTGTCGCGCTGCTCGAGCGACACCACCGCGCCCTGCCGGTAGTAGTCCACGCCCCGTTCAAAGGAGGCGCTCGAGCTGTGCTCGCGCAACACGCGTTTACTCAATCCTGGCAGAGACACCTGCGCTGCTACCTCCAGTTCACGTACCAGACAGAGTAATCGTCCAGGAGCTGGTAATTTCCGGACGCCTTATCGGTGGCTTCCAAATCCGCCAGAGGCAGAACGAAGGTCTTCTTGTCTGACAGCCGTTTGACCTTTACCAGGACGCCGGGGGTCTCGTCAAGATCGTCGTCGGGCTCGAGCAGCTCATAGCTGTCCTTATGGGAAGGTTTCGTCTTCTTGAGTTGCTCGTACTCCTCCTTGTCGCCGGGGCCGAACAGGTAGTACTCTTCCCATCCAAAATCCTCGCCGCCTGTAACCTGACAAGGGAATAGCAACGACGCCTTGAGGTAGGCGAGATAGGTTCGAAGCGTGTCACGATCGACGCCGGGGATTTCATCCTGCCCAAGTATCTCGCTAATTCGCCTCTCTTGTGCCTCGAAATCGCTCATGACGCTACCCCTTCGACAACCCTCAAAATCCGCCTCGAGCCGCGACGAAGTCCAGCACCTCGTCCTCACCGGCACCGAACACATTATAGACCACGATCGGGAAGCCCGGCGCCTCGAGGGCGCGACTCTCGGCCCCGAACAGCAGCAGGTTCAGCAGGCTCGCGTAATACTCGGCGTCCAGCCAGGAGTCCCTTTCCACCTGCAAGCGCGTCGGCAGGTAGTCGGGCGGCTGCGCCCTCGTGACTGACTACGAACTACTGGCTTCCGACTCCTCATCCAGCGCACCGCTAGCCCTTCAAAGCGTCATGTTCGACCACGCGGAGTATAGTTAGGTCATGGCGACGGATACCTTGACAGATACCTTGGAAGAGACGAAAACGAGCAGCGGGCACTCACCGCTTACGCTGCGTTTGCCGCCGGCGATGGCGCTAAGCGACGAGCAGCTGCTGGAACTCGCTTCGCTCAATAGCGATGTACGCCTAGAACTCACGGCGCAAGGAGACCTTATTGTCATGCCACCTGCAGGCGGAAGCTCGGGGAGACGAAACGCCCAAATCACCACACAGCTTGGCGTCTGGAGCGAACATGACGGCAGCGGCGAAGTTTTTGACTCCTCTACCGGCTTCCGGCTTCCTAACGGCGCCGTCCGCTCGCCTGATGCCTCTTGGGTCAGCAAAGCGCGCTTAGCAGGGCTGACTGCAGAGGAGCGAGAAAAATATCTGCCGCTGTGCCCTGAGTTTGTGCTCGAGCTTCGTTCACCAACGGACAGTTTGCGCATCACCAAAGAGAAAATGCAGGAATACATGGACAACGGAGCTAGGCTCGGCTGGCTCATCGACCCGCGGAGAGCGCGCGTGACGGTCTACACGCCGGGACAGGTAGAGGAATCAGAAGGGCTCGAGACGCTTAGAGGTGACCCCGTTCTGCCCGGCTTTACCTTGGACCTGCGTAAGGTTTGGGGTTAGCTCATGCCCATTTTGCTTACCTCAAAGACCTTCGCAGTCTCGTCCCGCTTGCTTCTTGTCCGACCCAAGGCTGGATCAACGCCTACTAAGCCTCGAGCTGCAACCCTCGCGGCGTCAGCACGAACTCGACGCGGCCGAGCAGGTAGTCGATAAGGATGGCGAGGAGCGCCGCCGGCAGGGCGCCTAAGAGCACGAAGGGTTCGACGTTCAAGCTGAGCCCGCTGGCGATCGGCACGCCCAAGCCGCCCGAGCCCACAAAGGCGCCCAGGGCGGCGGTGCCGATGTTGATGACCACGCTGGTGCGCACCCCCGCCAAGATGACGCGGCTGGCGTTGGGGATCTCTATTTTCCAGAGGATCTGCGCGGGCGTCATGCCCATGCCGCGCGCCGAGTCGATCATGAAGCGGTCGACGGCGTTCAGCCCGGCGATGGTGTTGCGCACGACCGGCAAGATGCCGTAGAGAATCAAGGCGATCACCGCGGGCCAGAAGCCGAAGCCGATCACGGGCGCCATGATGGCGACGATCGCCAGGGTCGGCACGGTCTGGGCGCCGTTCACCAGGTCGGACACCAGCGGCAGGAACTCGCGGAGGCTCCGGCGGGTGACCAGGATGCCCAGGGTCAGGCCGAGCGTCACGGTGATGATCGAGGAGACGATGACCAGCTCGAGGTGCTGGGCGGTGAACTGGATGACCGTGGCGGCGGGATGCAGAAGCTGCGGGCTTCTGGGGAATATCAGGCCGAGCACGTAGTCCCAGAGCGGCACATGGCCGAAAAAGGACCAGAACAGCAAGAAGATGCCCGCGGCCCGCAACAGCGGCCGGAGCAGCTTCTCCTCGCGCCGGCGGTAGGCGTAGCCGACCACTGCCTCGAGGAGGGCAAAGGCGAGCGCGAACCAGGCCAGGGGCAGCCCGGTGTTGAGCGAACCCACCTGGATGAGCTTCTCCGGGTGAAGGCCAAGGAGCGGCAGCCACAAGTCGGGGCCGAGCACCGCTTCGGCGCCCCTCAGCCGCTGGTCTCTCAGGCCAATCTGCACGGTGTCGAGCGCGAAGAACAGCAGGGCGAGCGCCAGCCACACCAGGGCCGCGGTCGGCATGAAGCGCTTCATGGCGCCTCTGGGGGCGCCTGTGAGGGTGGGGTCGGCGCCGCGCCGGTCCCGGCCTCCGGTGCCGCGCCGCGCTCGACGATGGCCTGCAGGGTCTTCAGGCGAACAAAGCCCTTTAGGGCGCCCGCGCCGTCGACCACCGGGGTGACGCGAAAGCCGCGCGTCACCATCGCCGAGAGCGCCTCGCGCGCCGTAGCGCTCTCCCTCACCGCGATGTCGAGGGGGTGCGCGCGGTTCACGGCCTCTTGCAGCGTGCCGCCGCCTTGCGCACTTTCCTTGTCCACTGCCTCCTTGTCCACCCAGCCCTCGAGCCGCCCCCCCTCACCGACCACGAAGGCGCTCCTCACCCCCAGACGCGCCATCTCGGCGCGGGCGTCCTCGAGCCGGCCCGCCAAGGCCACGACCGGCGGGTCTAAGTCCATCAGCTCGCCGATGCGCACCAGGCCCAGGCGCTTGAGCTGCCGATCCGCGCCCACGAATGAGCGCACGAAGTCGTCTTTGGGCTTCGCCAGAAGCCTGTCCGGGGTGTCCATCTGCACCAGCTCGCCGTCCCGCAAGATGGCGATGCGGTCACCCATCTTGATGGCCTCGTCGATGTCGTGGGTGACGAAGATGATGGTCTTGCCGACCTCATGTTGAATCTGCAGGAACTCCTCTTGCAAGACCTCGCGGGTGATGGGGTCGACGGCGCCGAAGGGCTCGTCCATGAGCATGATCGGCGGGTCGGCGCCCATGGCCCGCGCCACGCCGACGCGCTGCTGCTGGCCGCCCGAGAGCTGCCGGGGGTATTTGTCGCGGTTGAGCCCCGGCTCGAGGCCGACGAGCGTCAGGAGTTCATCCACCCGGCGGCGGATGCGGCCTTCCTCCCAGCCGAGCAGCCGCGGCACCACGGCGATGTTCTGGCCGACGGTCATGTGGGGAAAGAGGCCGATCTGCTGGATGGCGTAGCCGATCTTGCGCCGGAGCGTCTCGGCGGGGACGTTGCGGTTGTCCCGGCCCTCGACCAGGATCTGCCCGCTCGTTATGGGAATGAGCCGGTTGACCATGCGCATGGTGGTCGTCTTGCCGCAGCCCGAGGGGCCGATCAACACGCAGATCTCGCCCTCATGAACCTCGAGGCTGAGCCCGTCGACCGCCTTGAAACCGCTCGCGTACTCCTTGACGACGTTCTCGAAGGCGATCACGGTGTCCCTGCGCTCACGGTGATCCCTCGCTCACAGCTCCCCCTCGGCGGTATGACGGATGCCGGGCGAGGTCAAGAGCGCCTCGACGCCGCGCAGGGCCGCGTCCAGAAACAGGGCCAGAAACACGGCGGGGATGGTGCCCAGCAGGATAAGATCGATCGAGGTGCTGATGATGCCCGAGAAGATGAAGTCGCCCAGGCCGCCCGCGCCGATCACCGAGGCGATGGCGCCGATGCCGACCAGGGCCACCCCGGCATTACGTACCCCCGCCATGATGATGGGCAAGGCGAGCGGCAGTTCGATCTGGAAAAAGCGCTGCGCGGCGGTCATGCCCATGCCCCGGCCCGAATCGATGATGGCCGCGTCAACGTTTTTGAGGCCCGCGTAGGTGTTGCGCACCAGCGGCAAGAGCGCGTAGAGCGTCAGCGCGATGAGCGCCGGGGCGGGGCCGATGCCCGAAACGCCCAGGTCGCGCACGGTGAGCGCCGCGAAGCCCGCGACTCGAGCCAAAAACTGCCCCGACGCCTGCACCAAGACGACCGCCATGATCACCCCGGCCACAGCGCCGGCGACGAGGGCGGCGTAGCGCGTGAACCTGTAGAGCCCGCCTCTGCCGAAGAGCCAGCGCGCCGCCGCCCAGAGGACCAGGCCGACCAGCAGGGCGAGGAGCAGCGCGCTCGTCAAAGTTCCGTAGCGGCCCGAACTGAAGGCCAACAGGGAAACGCGGTAGAGAAAGCTCGCGATGATCACCGTGACGAGCGCCAAGGGCACCGCCAGCGCCAGGGCGCTCAGCAGCAGGTTGACCTGCCGCCCCGCCTCCGGCAGCTTGGCGCCCAATAGCCGGTAGACCAAGAGGAGCGCCGCGGCCACGGCCAGCGCCAGCGCCAGGAAAACGAGCACCGCGCTGAAGCGCTGGTTGCCCAGGCGCGCCATCGGCACCAGCAGCACGCCAAAGAGCGCCAGGCTGGGAATGGTCTGGATGATGCCCACCGCCCAGAGGATCACCGGGGCGACGCGCTCGTCGCGCGAAGCCCAGAGCCCCAGGCCCACCCCGATGACCGAGCCCACGGTGAGCGCCACACCGACGAACATGCCGTGCTCCAAGAACTTGCGCGCCAGCTGCTCGCCGTTGGCGTAAAACTCGACCATGACCGAGTAGATGTCGAGATAACCGCCGGCAAAAAGCAGCACGACGAGCGCCGCGCCGGCCCAGGCCGCCAGCAGGCGAGCGCCGTAAGCCACGCCGCCGCGCATGAGGTCCTGCAGGCCCGCGAAGAGCACGGTATAACCCCCCATGACCCCCAAGGCCAGCGCCGCCGAAGGCAGGAGCCGGGGGTTGCGGATGCGCACCCCCTCGCCCAAGAGCTCGGCGGCGTTCTCGACGAGCAGCCCTCCGGCCTGAGCCGGCAGGACGAAGGTGAGCACCAGCAGCCCGTTGCCGAGCAGGACCAGAGGCCAACCGCGCTCCTTCCCCGCCGGCAGCAGCGCGACCAGGAGCGGCGCCAAGGCCAGGGCAAAGAGCGCAGGGTAGCGCAGATCGCCCTCGAGCCCCAGGAGGTGATAGGGAATGCCCGAGGCGAGGCGGTTGGGTTTGAGCTCGATGATGGGCAGAAAGAAAAAGCCGAGGCCGGCCACCAGGCTGCCCAAGATAGCGATGCGGTTGATGGTCGTATCACCCCCTCGAATAGGAGTCAGGAGTTAGGAGCAGGAGTCAGCCTATGGGGACGTTCGCTTTGCTCTCCCTTTACGCTGTTACGTCACTGGCACGGTCGCTGTAGTGACCATGCCAGTATGACGCTCAGTGCCGCTCTGCCTCAGTCGGTGAATCAGTCGCTGAAGCCGTGCTCTTGCAGGAAGTCGCGCACCACGTCGCGGACGTTCTCGCCGTCGACCTCGACTCGAGCGTTGAGTTCTTGCAGGGTCTCGGCGTCGAGCGTGGCGAAGATGGGGTTCAAGACCTCGGCGATCTCGGGGTTGGCGCGGAGCACCTCGCCGCGAACGACCGGCGCGGGCTGGAAGACCGGCTGCGCGCCGTCCTCGTCGGAGAGCACCACCACGTCGTAGGCCTGGAGCGCCCCGTCGGTCGCGAAGACCATGGCCGCGTCGACCTGGCCCTCGGCCATCGCCTGGAGGGTCTGCTGCGAGGCACCGCCCGCGATGATCAAGAGATTGTCCGAGCCAAAGGCGAAGCCGTAGGTGTCCTCGAAGGACTGAAGGCCGTCGGGACGCTGCGCGAACTCGTCGTTCGTCGCCAGCCTGACGGCGTTGCCCTCGTTGATGTAGGCGGCTAAGTCGGCGGCCGAAGAGACGCCGTGTTCCTCCGCGAAGGGCGCGGACACGGCGATGGCGTAGGTGTTGTTGGCCGGCGCAGCGTCCAGCCAGACGAGGTCGTTCATGTCCTCGTCGAGCGAGGAGACGGTCTCGTAGGAGAGCTGGGCGTCGCCCGACGCGCCCTCGGGGATGTCAGCCTCTACGTCGCGGAAGAAGTTGCTGATGGCGGTGCCGGTGTACTCGGCGTAGACGTCGA
This portion of the Deinococcota bacterium genome encodes:
- a CDS encoding ABC transporter permease, whose translation is MKRFMPTAALVWLALALLFFALDTVQIGLRDQRLRGAEAVLGPDLWLPLLGLHPEKLIQVGSLNTGLPLAWFALAFALLEAVVGYAYRRREEKLLRPLLRAAGIFLLFWSFFGHVPLWDYVLGLIFPRSPQLLHPAATVIQFTAQHLELVIVSSIITVTLGLTLGILVTRRSLREFLPLVSDLVNGAQTVPTLAIVAIMAPVIGFGFWPAVIALILYGILPVVRNTIAGLNAVDRFMIDSARGMGMTPAQILWKIEIPNASRVILAGVRTSVVINIGTAALGAFVGSGGLGVPIASGLSLNVEPFVLLGALPAALLAILIDYLLGRVEFVLTPRGLQLEA
- a CDS encoding betaine/proline/choline family ABC transporter ATP-binding protein (Members of the family are the ATP-binding subunit of ABC transporters for substrates such as betaine, L-proline or other amino acids, choline, carnitine, etc. The substrate specificity is best determined from the substrate-binding subunit, rather than this subunit, as it interacts with the permease subunit and not with substrate directly.), whose amino-acid sequence is MIAFENVVKEYASGFKAVDGLSLEVHEGEICVLIGPSGCGKTTTMRMVNRLIPITSGQILVEGRDNRNVPAETLRRKIGYAIQQIGLFPHMTVGQNIAVVPRLLGWEEGRIRRRVDELLTLVGLEPGLNRDKYPRQLSGGQQQRVGVARAMGADPPIMLMDEPFGAVDPITREVLQEEFLQIQHEVGKTIIFVTHDIDEAIKMGDRIAILRDGELVQMDTPDRLLAKPKDDFVRSFVGADRQLKRLGLVRIGELMDLDPPVVALAGRLEDARAEMARLGVRSAFVVGEGGRLEGWVDKEAVDKESAQGGGTLQEAVNRAHPLDIAVRESATAREALSAMVTRGFRVTPVVDGAGALKGFVRLKTLQAIVERGAAPEAGTGAAPTPPSQAPPEAP
- a CDS encoding Uma2 family endonuclease, translated to MALSDEQLLELASLNSDVRLELTAQGDLIVMPPAGGSSGRRNAQITTQLGVWSEHDGSGEVFDSSTGFRLPNGAVRSPDASWVSKARLAGLTAEEREKYLPLCPEFVLELRSPTDSLRITKEKMQEYMDNGARLGWLIDPRRARVTVYTPGQVEESEGLETLRGDPVLPGFTLDLRKVWG
- a CDS encoding metallophosphoesterase; protein product: TELWRPDLVLSAGDLVAGQKHDLPAARFGEMWAAFDRSIAAPLREAGIPFGFALGNHDASSLRRADGGYAFGRERVAATRYWLEHTPDLDFVDRATFPFDYSFRSGKVFVLVWDASSARLSEATLAWAREALAGPEAQGAGLRLVIGHLPLYGIAEGRNSPGEVLENGDALRERLEAYGVHLYISGHHHAYYPAKRGELALLHTGGTPPRRLLGSDGPPRTAVTVMDIDFGEAGAGVRYTSYDLATFAEVELESLPESIDGLGGRVVRLDLAE
- a CDS encoding ABC transporter permease, encoding MGSLVAGLGFFFLPIIELKPNRLASGIPYHLLGLEGDLRYPALFALALAPLLVALLPAGKERGWPLVLLGNGLLVLTFVLPAQAGGLLVENAAELLGEGVRIRNPRLLPSAALALGVMGGYTVLFAGLQDLMRGGVAYGARLLAAWAGAALVVLLFAGGYLDIYSVMVEFYANGEQLARKFLEHGMFVGVALTVGSVIGVGLGLWASRDERVAPVILWAVGIIQTIPSLALFGVLLVPMARLGNQRFSAVLVFLALALAVAAALLLVYRLLGAKLPEAGRQVNLLLSALALAVPLALVTVIIASFLYRVSLLAFSSGRYGTLTSALLLALLVGLVLWAAARWLFGRGGLYRFTRYAALVAGAVAGVIMAVVLVQASGQFLARVAGFAALTVRDLGVSGIGPAPALIALTLYALLPLVRNTYAGLKNVDAAIIDSGRGMGMTAAQRFFQIELPLALPIIMAGVRNAGVALVGIGAIASVIGAGGLGDFIFSGIISTSIDLILLGTIPAVFLALFLDAALRGVEALLTSPGIRHTAEGEL
- a CDS encoding ABC transporter substrate-binding protein; this translates as MKRIGSLLIVIGMVLAGAAAFAQGPIRVGSKNFTEQLILGNLIVTALQEAGLEVVDNTNLGGTGVVRDSLLTGEIDVYAEYTGTAISNFFRDVEADIPEGASGDAQLSYETVSSLDEDMNDLVWLDAAPANNTYAIAVSAPFAEEHGVSSAADLAAYINEGNAVRLATNDEFAQRPDGLQSFEDTYGFAFGSDNLLIIAGGASQQTLQAMAEGQVDAAMVFATDGALQAYDVVVLSDEDGAQPVFQPAPVVRGEVLRANPEIAEVLNPIFATLDAETLQELNARVEVDGENVRDVVRDFLQEHGFSD
- a CDS encoding SWIM zinc finger family protein; translation: MLREHSSSASFERGVDYYRQGAVVSLEQRDKLLSAEVEGSEFEPYLVRVEFDDAGVTSASCTCPYEYGGWCKHTVATLLAVIEEPDLVEERQPLEELLEPLSASQLRQALRHLAEKHPETVRTLELHLITSSVESVPAKPKRQTPVDVALFRQLAKAAVRGAELDWDGNPDFGDLYEVIDKVAPFLEQGDYRNALGILEAVTAGFFEAASDQDYEGYFYDEWLYDKLDGCWAEAVLGAELGEGERVRLQGEIAAWTANLEHYSMSAFGMTDAALAQGWEYPPLVDVLRGEEREAGAWASEEVVPDFADDLARIRLRILEREGRHQEYLRLAKAEGLSTAYLEMLVKLGRVGEALEQAKGELSRPSEAFGLAKTLREQGEPRHALDIAEYGLGLRVAADDGVPRYGDHYQDHGENKYHLAAWTSELATGLGERERALRAAVTAFEERPSFADYQQLRELARETWPELKERLLASLRSKPGAGDAKVDIFLHEDLLRDAIAAVDDRSVYNDVQVRRVMDAATGTHPDWVIDNARRRAESIMAGGKAKYYHEAAEWLERVKTAHLRTGRKEAWQGCLAEIKHKHGRKYKLMGLLKDL